The Citrus sinensis cultivar Valencia sweet orange chromosome 4, DVS_A1.0, whole genome shotgun sequence DNA segment ggagatgttgtgattaaatttgtttccactgaaaatcaacttgcggatatctttacaaaacctcttagcgaagagcattttataaagataagacatgagcttggaatgatgaatgttgaatcttaattcatgtttTACTATATAGcttgatatgtttgttattataTGGATTTATGGTTCATAAATTAGATAGCTTGATATGcttgtaattttatgattttatgattttatgttgCTTGCAttaaatggcttattgaaaggttttaaatcttaaaatgatttaaaattaatcaatttttaaggcCGGAAATAAAATGGTATGTGTAATACAAGTTTAAGAGCTAGCAAATATTCCCTTTCTATTCATttggaaaatcatttttccttattgATTTCTCTCGAGACAAATTCCGGATAATCGGATTTTCAATCCGGAAAAACCGGATTTGTTTTGGTTGCTCTCGGGACAACATTCGGATAACCGGATCTTCAATCCGGAAAACCGGATTTCCTAAGCTTCATTTCTGCTTCAAACCGGACTACCGGTTATAAAAACCGAAAAGCCGGATTCGCAAGCAAAGCTTGCTGGACCAAACCGGATTTCCGGTTATGTCAATCCGGAAATCCGATTTCGAGACTTTGGCAAACCGGCATTGCTATCCTCTGGATCCAACCGGCAAGCCAGTTCATGTTATCTGGAAAACCGTTTTTTTGCGTGGAACCTTGCTGGTAACAACCGGAATGCCGGTTAGTGAAAACCGGAAATCCGGTTTCGGGTTTCAAGCTTCTGGTCACAACCGGACTTCCGGTTAGTGCAAACCGGAATTCCGGTTTCGGAAGCTATTTCAACTGTTCCTCTTCCCTCTTCAAACGGAAATCCGGTTCttgctctctctctaaaacccggtttctctctctcatttttcactccaaaatccatcttttttcttcctttttcacATCAAATTGAATCAAGAAAATCATTCCCCATCACTTCATTCACTCAAAAGCATCTTTAAacttcattttcatcatcCAAAACTCTAGATCTCAAATTCTACCTAGGGTTTATccaaatttttctctctctagattTCTCATTCTCAAGCCGTTTTTGATTCAAATTGTTTCTCAAAATCACTTTCAATCCTCATTATCTTCATTCTCCTTATCCTTTTCAATCCCAAATCAACCATATCACAATGTCTAGTTCACGGCCGGTTCgaagaaaaggcaaagaaccGGTTCAACAAACCGACCGGCCACGGGAAGCAAGGAGCACCACCAATCAATCCAATTTTGAGTCCACACATTTTCAGAACAAGAAACATCTAGCCAAACGTTTTCATCAACAGTTCAGGACTCGTGAGGTACTCcaaaccttttttattttaccggATTGGTTGAATCATCTTAGTATTAGCAATAGAACTTTATTGCAATTGTTGGAAGATGTTGGTTGGCTTAATGCATTGTTGATTGAGGAGAATGTGTATCCCGACTTGGTGAAAGTATTTTACTCGAATATGGATTGTTCCGCGGAGAAAGAGGATCGAGTAATCACCACAGTTGGAGGAGTTTTGATTGAGTTTGATGATTCGGACTTGAACAACATCCTAGGATCCTCCGATAATGGCCTAGAAATTTTTTCACCTAGGAAACCTCCTGACATTGATGACTATGCTTATATTGATGCTGTTAAGAATATATGTCGTCGTGTCGACCTTTCCGATGAAGATTGTACTATCCATTTTCGCAACCTTTGTCTTTGTCTTCAAACTCGGATATTCCTTCGTTTTATTCAGAGTATTGTTCTTCCTAGATCAGGCCATTTGGATGAGGTCTCTCATATGGATGTCGCCTTGATTGATTGTATTCTTAGACATCGTCCAGTCGACTTAGGATATACCATTGTCCGAAACATGCTCAGCATACCTAAGTTGATTACCCGCTCCCTTCCATATGGTCATTTCATTACCCGAATCCTGAAATTTTTTGATGTATCTATTAAAGAACCGTCATGTAGACCGTCTAAGGGTATCGGAGATGAAGCTATTGTCGGCTTAGGCTTTGAGTGGAAGAATGGCACTTGGGTTAAATACTCTGAAAACAAGTTTACCTTCCTTGCTCCAAGTGATGATCGGCCACTTAATGATGTGGTTCCAGCCGATCAGCTACCCATTTTCTCACTCTCATTTCGGGGGCAGCGTAGACGCCGTGATCCTCCTGTGATTGCTTCAGATCCTGTTGTCTCTGCATCCGTTTCATCACCTCCACGGCCTCCTACATCTGGAGATGTTACTCTTCAGCAGCTTATGGATGAGGTGCGGACACTTTCAGTGCGGCAGACTGAGTTTCAGCaggagcagcagcagcagcggcAGCTGCAGCAGCAGCTCATTCATGGGCAGCGCCTCCTCTTTGAGCACTTCGGCATTCCATATCCATTTCCACCTCCATCACATCCATCCTCACCACCTGAGTAGTATCTTATGCTTGTATTTGGACACACCTACATTTCATTTCCTGCATTgtgtgttcttttattttcggCTCTATGGATggttattatgatttttggtTTATGGTTTTTGGATGATATGGATTTGTTGTGACTATTTATGTTGGATATTAtggatttgtttttgttgatcattatggattatatggatttttttttatgcttatggatatttttttttactaatgtgCTTATGTTgcgattttgatgattgatagggggagccttttattctttttgatgatgaagggggagaatgatttaatttgtgttatgaaaatatatgcatgtatctAGGGGGAGCATGTATGCAGGGggagtttttattaaactattttcaaatcattttttaacttgcattgattaagggggagctttttcataacaagattaaagttttgaatgtgctttgtcatcatcaaaaagggggagagtgttagcctatatgtttataaatattgattttgatgataacaaaccacatgtatttattgagtcaagatttatgaattgtgcttttataataagaaaatgatgttatgggattaaagcattttggactaaaatgaaagtaattttaaaatctttgatagtattttaaatttcggatttggacctatttgaaactatttaaatatttttggaccattctataatttcacatagtttgggcaaagtcataatttcataaagttgtgggattgacaaagcattattctaaagttctgaaattggacctttttgcaaactttcataacgttttgggccacactacagttttataaagttttggggtcaaactataaatttggaaaactattcactgtagcagttactgtagcaagcggaaATCCGGATTATGACAAACGAAAGTCCGGATTTTAGGCAGAATCTATCCGAATTAAAAGCGGAATTCCGGATCCTGACAAACGGAAATCCGGttgttgggcagtaagctaCTGAGCGTAAGCGGAAATCCGGATGTGACAAAGCGGAAATCCGgatgttcagaaattcaaatttgtagctgtaacggtaacattaagcgGAATTCCGGTTGTCCATAACCGGTAATCCGGTtacgaccaaaatgtgcataacggctagttttcgagctcaaactataaaaactcaaatccaactcattttcaatctctccaacaagcaaaaacaaaaagcacacgtgatatcttgagcttacaacttgcaaaacacaaatcattgaatcattcattgttcttcatctttgaatatctacttattgagtgagtttcattgtatctttcatttcttcaatttatttgtaagagtttgagtgtgtgagacacttgagtgaagagattgggagataatctctttgttgtaaaggtttattgacacctcaaagtcaattgtaattgttgaagccttggaaaggcttggatagtgaaatcctcgagcttggatcgcttggaggcgtggacgtaggcggagattgccgaaccacgtaaaaattcgtgtgtttgtttctcttctcccttactctttaattatcgtgctattattgaacttattgttttctattattgttaagacattagattgcttgttgtgtggatttgttaggataatttttaaaattccaattcaccccccctcttgggttgcacacttgtatttcagCAGCAGCACGCGAGTGgaagagcagcagcagcaggaTCTACCAGCAGCAGCAACGAACTGGAAGAGCAGCAACAGCAGCAACGAACTGGAAGTAGCTGGAGCAAATACCAAGTGAAGACAGTAGCTGCAACAGCCGAGAtcgagcagcagcagcaacggACTGGCAGATCGAGTTAGAGGGAGAGATATGTGTTGTAGATCtagagaaagaggaagaagagagTGATAGTGAGTACGGAGAGTTTAGATCGGGGACTTTGGGAGCTGTTGATGAAGAGAACACGAGCCGAGATTTGTTCTGTAGTTTGTTCTTGAGTGTGAACTGTAATTCATTTGAAAACGCATTAAAGACGTTTTCAACTTTACAACTAGAAAGCTGAatccaaattttttgttttataatttgtttatgaGTTTAGCCCACCAAACATGTTTTTcaattgtatttataaaacaaaaacgaaAATAGAGACTTGGAAATGGTATCAAACAGGCCCTAAAATTCATTGGAATATACAGTcttcaattattcttttgtttttccccCCCGTTATGATAATCTCCCCGAGAAAGTTGATTTACTTTGTCGTTATAGCACAAAGTAAAGTATGGAGAGAGCGGAAATGGGTAAAGTGCACTGGTATTGTCGTCATATGTCGGATGAGCGAGATCCACGTGTCAAACGATAAGTTAAGGAAGCAAGTTAAAGAAGTTGGATGCGGCCCCGCGGAATCCAAGAGCCAAAAGATGCTAACCGCGCGGCCCTACTCCCGCGCTATAAATTAAGGAAGAAGAATCTCCAGTAATCTAGAACCTAAAACGTAACATGTATCCCTCAAATATCTTTCCTATCGGGTCTGGCCCTGAAACTTCTCGAACTTTCAAGCAGAGGAAAATCAATTTCTATATATGATCCCACAAACCCCTAACATTTTCTATTGTAAACGCAATTACAGAAACCTTAAAAAACAGTTTCAGAAAGAATATTTTCCGACGATACGATGGATAATCTGCTCCACGGGAGAAGTTACCGGAGCATACCGTCTCGCGGTCGGCCGCGCTCTTCCTACGCGCCGAGCGTGAGAGAGATTCCGGTCCAGTACGTCGGCTCGGAGGAGAAGCAGTCGAGGGAACCCAATTCGGCGGTGAAGATCCAGAAGGTTTTCAGAGCATTCCTGGTGAGGAAAAGCGTGAAGAAGATCAAGGAGATAAGAGGCGAAGTGGAGGAGATCGAGAAGCGGATCTCGACGGGGGATAATATTGATTTGATTGCGAGGGATTCACAAGAGagattgaaattgaatgaGATGTTGATGAGTTTGCTTTTCAGGTTGGATTCTGTTAGAGGCGTTGATTCTGGAGTTAGGGATTGCAGAAAGGCGGTTATTAAGAAGGCGATTGCGTTGCAAGAATTTCTGGATGCCGCCTTTTCTTCCAATAATAGCAGGAACGATCAGAACGGTGAGGATGAAAATGTCGTGGAAGCTGTTGACGAGCAGAATCAGTCGGCGCAGGTGGAGTGCACGGAGGAGAATGGTGAAAGAACTGACGCATTTGATGAAAAAGAGACCgttgaaaatcaaaatgaggTCGGAGACGAAGAGACTGTCGAAAATCAAGACGACGACGGAGAAGCTCGGGAGGTTGTTGAGGAGTGCGACGATGTGATGCCATCGGTGAGTAATGGTCCGGCACCGGAAGAGAATGTAGGAACAAGTCAAAGTGAGAGTGAAGCCGATTCCTCGGCAAATCCCGAAGAGGATGAGAATTCATCACcgaaacaagaaaacaatgcAGCTGGAGCTGGAGAGGTCGAAGAGAATGTGAAAGAGAGCGGGGGCGAAGGAGAGGTCGAAGAGAATGTGCAACAGAGTGGGGGCGAAGGAGCAAGAGACGAGAACTCGAAGAACAAAGAGCTGTTGGAGAGGATGATGGAGGATCATGGGAGAATGATGGAAATGATGGCGCAATTATTTGAGAGGAATGAAATGCAGACGAGGTTGTTGAGTGCTCTGTCTCATAGGGTTGAGCAGCTGGAGAAGGCTTTCATGCGTGAGAGGTTGAggaggaagaaaaagaagaacgcTGCTGGCGCTGCTGATGGTTGTGAAACGTCGCGGGATAACAAGAAATGCGGAAAGAGATAGTGATTTGAGATTTGTCTCTCAAATGTCTTTTGTTTAACACGTTTTTAtgtttgtaatttcaattcaaaCTTGCTGTTGGTGGTAATGGTGATTTGAGAGATTGTGTGTGTTAATTGGCAATGCCCGTGTGTTAATCTTAGTTATTAATCATTACAGTCATTCAATCACTCAGCATCCTCTAAAACTCTCCCTAATGAGCAATAGTGTCATTTTGAGCGCTTCACATCAGTAGGGGATGAGAATATGGGTCAcgatttgtttatttgattgGATGTGAATTAAATGggtttgaattagaaaaaaataatgtgtttaataaatgagtgaattcgatttaatttgttaattaaataaattaaattcggGTTTGAAGATATTAAttcgtttatttatttatgattcgTTTAATGAATAGGTTATAAACGAATTGAATACATgtcaatttgtttaatattcatttaattaacttattattttt contains these protein-coding regions:
- the LOC107177683 gene encoding uncharacterized protein LOC107177683, which produces MDNLLHGRSYRSIPSRGRPRSSYAPSVREIPVQYVGSEEKQSREPNSAVKIQKVFRAFLVRKSVKKIKEIRGEVEEIEKRISTGDNIDLIARDSQERLKLNEMLMSLLFRLDSVRGVDSGVRDCRKAVIKKAIALQEFLDAAFSSNNSRNDQNGEDENVVEAVDEQNQSAQVECTEENGERTDAFDEKETVENQNEVGDEETVENQDDDGEAREVVEECDDVMPSVSNGPAPEENVGTSQSESEADSSANPEEDENSSPKQENNAAGAGEVEENVKESGGEGEVEENVQQSGGEGARDENSKNKELLERMMEDHGRMMEMMAQLFERNEMQTRLLSALSHRVEQLEKAFMRERLRRKKKKNAAGAADGCETSRDNKKCGKR